A DNA window from Niabella yanshanensis contains the following coding sequences:
- a CDS encoding rhomboid family intramembrane serine protease yields MTTGSNSSYTEERALGALKPREFISKAREAAAHMSLTIGYAGDNGFTAYTGNGAFSWNGVLNVKVADGRACISSHSTAYETIDSGKNKDLVATFLVQLDALSDNQNNTNQPAGIQQPSEDETMSADEAPTKSQSFKNLLSIFVPAPGFFITPILINLNILVFIGMIAAGVSVLTPDGESLVRWGANFKPVTLEGQWWRLLTNCFVHIGILHLLLNMYALVYIGGLLEPYLGKARFLAAYLLAGIAASVTSLWWHDLTISAGASGAIFGMYGVFLAMLTSDLIEKEARRSLLTSISIFVGYNLLYGLKGGIDNAAHIGGLISGFIIGFGFLPGFRNTEEPSPQWKPIALVSLLVLGVSFGVYKNLPNDLVIYEKGIKEFTDTETFALSVFKLPDDTPREEKLFSLRDEGLNYWNQNLALVKSFDQLHLPEHLLKRNVLLKEYCELRIKSYELMYRAIAEDSPGFDAEIDAVNKKIEAVIERLGDEG; encoded by the coding sequence ATGACAACAGGATCAAATTCCTCTTATACGGAGGAGCGGGCACTGGGAGCACTAAAGCCCCGGGAGTTTATTTCAAAGGCCCGCGAGGCGGCGGCCCATATGAGCCTCACTATAGGGTATGCGGGTGACAATGGGTTTACGGCTTATACCGGTAATGGTGCTTTTTCGTGGAATGGAGTATTGAACGTAAAAGTGGCTGACGGACGGGCCTGTATCAGCAGTCACTCTACGGCTTACGAAACCATCGATTCAGGAAAGAATAAAGATCTGGTGGCTACATTTTTGGTGCAACTGGACGCGTTGTCCGATAATCAAAATAACACAAACCAGCCAGCCGGAATACAGCAGCCAAGCGAGGATGAAACGATGTCTGCGGATGAAGCCCCGACAAAATCACAATCTTTTAAGAACCTGTTGTCAATATTTGTACCGGCACCCGGTTTCTTTATCACGCCTATACTGATCAACCTGAATATACTGGTGTTTATAGGAATGATTGCCGCCGGTGTGTCTGTACTAACACCCGACGGTGAAAGCCTGGTGCGCTGGGGTGCCAATTTTAAACCTGTTACACTGGAAGGACAATGGTGGCGTTTACTGACCAATTGTTTTGTGCATATAGGTATACTGCATTTGCTGCTGAATATGTATGCGTTAGTGTATATAGGAGGGCTTCTGGAGCCCTACCTGGGCAAAGCCCGGTTTTTAGCTGCCTATCTGCTGGCAGGTATTGCCGCCAGTGTTACCAGTCTTTGGTGGCACGATCTTACGATCAGCGCCGGTGCCTCAGGCGCTATATTCGGTATGTATGGTGTGTTTTTAGCAATGCTTACCAGCGATCTTATTGAGAAGGAAGCCAGGAGGTCGTTACTCACCAGCATCAGCATTTTTGTAGGCTACAATCTCCTCTACGGTTTAAAAGGTGGTATCGATAATGCGGCCCATATTGGCGGGTTGATAAGTGGCTTCATCATAGGATTTGGATTTTTACCCGGATTTAGAAATACCGAAGAGCCATCCCCGCAGTGGAAGCCTATTGCGCTGGTAAGTCTGCTGGTTTTAGGTGTTAGTTTCGGAGTGTATAAGAATTTACCTAACGACCTGGTTATTTATGAAAAAGGCATCAAAGAATTTACAGACACCGAAACCTTTGCCTTATCTGTATTTAAATTACCGGATGATACACCCAGGGAGGAAAAACTTTTTTCACTGCGCGACGAGGGGCTTAACTACTGGAACCAGAACCTGGCATTGGTGAAAAGTTTTGATCAGCTGCACCTGCCGGAGCATCTGTTAAAAAGAAATGTTTTATTAAAAGAATATTGTGAGTTGAGAATAAAAAGCTATGAGCTCATGTACCGGGCCATAGCTGAAGATTCCCCGGGCTTTGATGCAGAGATTGATGCCGTTAATAAAAAGATCGAAGCTGTTATTGAGCGGCTGGGGGATGAGGGATAG
- a CDS encoding ATP-binding cassette domain-containing protein: MKYIKIKGARQNNLRNLSLQIPKNQISVFTGVSGSGKSSLVFETIGAEAQRQINETQSSFVRNRLQHLGVADVDHIAHLNVPVIIDQKRLGGNARSTVGTATDIYASLRLLFSRLGQPFAGYSNVFSFNHPQGMCTACEGLGFVSAINTDALIDQTQSLNEGAIRFPTFQPGGYRWLRYTLSGYFDNDKNLQDYTPEEWDLLLHADTHKPPHPSPGWGKTMQYQGLLPRLQRDFLKKDSKELKLRQQELASIVTTQTCPSCRGQRLNETILSCRINKLNIADCAAMPIDELLTFIQGLHAPAYDTVLQELLKKLQNMVTIGLQYLILNRATNSLSGGESQRIKMVRHLGNSLENLLYIFDEPSIGLHPKDLDNLTTIIKGIKAKENTVLIVEHDPDLVKIADHVVDMGPGSGAKGGTIVYQGNFKELAKSNGKTGVYFAAPRSINKKPRQPSGWIQLKNGNLHNLKNISVAIPQQVLTVVTGVAGSGKSTLMSKVLPQQYPQVKIIDQSPMRGSIRSNLLTYLGIADQARQLFARANKVSAALFSSNSEGACPNCRGQGIAKIDLAFMDDIEAPCEVCAGSGFKPEVLMYTYQGKNIVEVLQLTIAQARIFFADIPFISGLDILIELGMDYMTLGERLSDFSGGERQRLKLSRELNEDNSLLVLDEPSTGLHPSDTKKLMGLLNQLVDKGNTLVVIEHNLDIIAQADWVIDIGPGAGKQGGELVFGGPVKELLQHTDSATASYLNKHLKGN, translated from the coding sequence ATGAAGTATATAAAAATTAAAGGAGCGCGTCAAAACAATCTCAGGAACTTATCGTTGCAAATCCCGAAAAACCAGATCAGTGTATTTACAGGGGTTTCGGGCTCGGGCAAGTCCTCTTTAGTATTTGAAACCATTGGGGCCGAAGCGCAAAGGCAGATCAACGAAACGCAAAGCAGTTTTGTACGCAACCGGCTACAACACCTGGGGGTGGCCGATGTAGACCATATTGCGCACCTGAATGTACCTGTGATCATTGATCAAAAAAGACTGGGCGGCAATGCCCGTTCTACCGTAGGCACGGCTACTGATATTTATGCATCTTTAAGGCTGCTTTTCTCCCGCCTGGGGCAACCCTTTGCAGGCTACTCCAATGTATTTTCATTCAACCATCCCCAGGGTATGTGTACAGCCTGCGAAGGTTTAGGTTTTGTAAGCGCTATTAATACCGATGCGCTTATTGATCAAACCCAGTCATTGAATGAGGGCGCTATCCGGTTTCCTACTTTTCAACCCGGCGGCTATCGCTGGCTGCGGTATACCTTATCGGGTTATTTTGACAACGATAAAAACCTCCAGGATTATACACCGGAAGAATGGGACCTGCTCCTGCACGCAGATACCCACAAACCACCTCACCCCTCACCCGGTTGGGGCAAAACTATGCAGTACCAGGGACTATTGCCCCGCCTCCAGCGCGATTTCCTGAAAAAAGATTCCAAAGAATTAAAGCTGCGACAGCAGGAACTGGCATCCATCGTCACCACGCAAACCTGCCCTTCCTGCAGGGGACAAAGATTAAACGAAACTATACTATCCTGCCGGATCAACAAACTCAATATTGCAGACTGTGCCGCTATGCCAATTGATGAGCTGCTGACTTTTATACAGGGACTTCATGCCCCGGCTTATGACACCGTTCTGCAGGAGCTCTTAAAGAAACTACAGAATATGGTTACCATCGGCTTACAATATCTCATATTAAACCGCGCCACCAACAGCCTTTCCGGGGGCGAATCGCAACGCATTAAAATGGTGCGGCACCTGGGCAATAGCCTTGAAAACCTATTATACATTTTTGATGAGCCCAGTATTGGCCTGCATCCAAAAGACCTGGATAATCTAACTACTATTATTAAGGGCATTAAAGCCAAAGAAAACACCGTATTAATTGTGGAGCACGATCCCGACCTGGTGAAGATAGCTGATCATGTTGTAGACATGGGGCCCGGCTCGGGAGCAAAGGGTGGTACCATTGTATACCAGGGTAACTTTAAAGAGCTGGCCAAGTCTAACGGGAAAACAGGTGTTTATTTTGCCGCGCCACGTAGCATCAACAAAAAACCCAGACAGCCTTCAGGATGGATCCAATTAAAAAATGGCAATCTCCACAATCTTAAAAATATTTCGGTGGCCATTCCACAGCAGGTGCTCACCGTAGTAACCGGTGTTGCCGGCTCGGGCAAAAGTACCTTAATGAGCAAAGTGCTGCCACAGCAATACCCGCAGGTGAAGATCATCGACCAGTCGCCTATGCGCGGCAGTATTCGCTCTAACCTGCTGACCTACCTGGGCATTGCCGACCAGGCGCGGCAATTATTTGCCAGAGCTAATAAGGTCAGCGCAGCTTTATTCAGCAGCAATAGCGAAGGTGCCTGCCCTAATTGCAGGGGACAGGGGATTGCAAAGATTGACCTGGCTTTTATGGACGATATAGAAGCTCCCTGTGAAGTATGCGCAGGCAGCGGATTCAAGCCGGAAGTGCTAATGTATACTTACCAGGGAAAAAATATCGTAGAAGTATTGCAGCTAACCATTGCCCAGGCCCGAATATTTTTTGCAGACATTCCTTTCATTTCCGGGCTGGATATATTGATTGAACTCGGTATGGATTACATGACCCTGGGGGAACGGCTTAGTGATTTCTCGGGTGGCGAAAGACAACGCCTGAAACTAAGCCGCGAGCTTAATGAAGATAACAGCCTGTTGGTATTAGATGAACCCAGCACAGGACTACATCCCTCCGATACAAAAAAATTAATGGGATTGTTGAACCAACTGGTAGACAAGGGTAATACGCTGGTGGTGATTGAACATAACCTGGATATTATTGCGCAGGCAGACTGGGTTATTGATATAGGACCCGGCGCCGGTAAACAAGGCGGTGAACTGGTATTTGGCGGCCCGGTTAAGGAGTTATTACAACATACCGATTCCGCTACAGCATCTTATTTAAATAAGCATTTGAAGGGTAACTAG
- a CDS encoding carboxylesterase family protein — protein MKLRGVLALLLLAQMAAAQDTIRFDKALAVQSGSRYGREAIYTDWLSYQLFHNLLQPAAGTPFSKTGDGDSIVWRTVTADENGRFRVFSRRNFQRSNNPFLNPGAVDRGADYLYITYNAPQQQAALLRIQGSAGLYVNGAPHMGDPYSAGYMHIPVLLKKGRNEIYIRGANVLPELIPVQQALHLHTDDVTAPHIVLNKHNSKLKVALVVSNAGPLPAADLSITSTVQGKALTSTVGAIPGLATRKIFFEVDASAVKQKGNYDCALVLKQGNKTIHSALIILEAVQPNEHYSSTFISGIDGSLQYYATTPQSGNSGENQALFLSVHGAGVEAIGQARAYKPKDWGNLVAATNRRPRGFNWEDWGRLDAMEVLQIAKDKFKPDPSKIYLTGHSMGGHGTWFLGATYPDKWAAIGPAAGYASLKDYGSADGRIPDSARTEVERLLLRSGNQSDVPKLANNYQPLGVYILHGDSDRVVPVTYARQMRKVLGDFHKDFSYYEYPGGEHWFGDQSVDWPPMFDYFKWHQRQPDSLTNTIDFTTSSPGISATHHWATIYQQQYPLQYSRIQLSRNRASASISGATQNVALLQLSLNDFPAGTSINIRLDSTPVLSYTTLSSNDNLYLGKTNSGWAFTKPPVASDKNPLRYGTFKEAFNKRMVFVVGTRGTAEENQTNRNKAIYDAESWYYRGNGAVDIISDTEYQPSRYAGRNIIIYGNADNNNAWKMLLSESPLQVKRNQLTAGDQKWTGDNLATYFVWPQKDPALLVGVIAATGVKGMKAAYANQYFAGGSGFPDFMIFSDQMLKDGAAGVKLAGFFDNHWRLTKDEMAASKD, from the coding sequence ATGAAACTAAGAGGAGTACTGGCATTGTTACTACTGGCGCAAATGGCAGCTGCGCAGGACACGATCCGTTTCGACAAAGCGCTGGCGGTGCAGTCGGGCAGCAGGTATGGCCGGGAAGCAATTTATACCGATTGGCTCAGCTATCAATTGTTCCATAACCTGCTGCAACCTGCAGCGGGTACACCTTTTAGTAAAACCGGCGACGGCGATTCTATTGTATGGCGCACCGTTACTGCCGATGAAAACGGGCGGTTCCGCGTATTCAGCCGTCGCAATTTTCAACGCAGCAATAACCCCTTTCTTAATCCTGGCGCTGTAGACCGTGGCGCCGATTATTTATATATCACTTACAATGCTCCCCAACAACAGGCCGCCCTGCTACGCATACAGGGAAGTGCCGGTTTGTATGTTAATGGAGCTCCGCACATGGGCGATCCTTACAGCGCGGGCTATATGCATATTCCCGTACTGCTCAAAAAAGGAAGGAACGAGATCTATATAAGAGGCGCCAATGTACTGCCCGAGCTGATACCGGTGCAACAGGCGCTTCATTTGCATACGGATGATGTAACTGCGCCTCATATTGTTCTTAATAAACATAATAGCAAATTGAAAGTAGCGCTGGTAGTCAGTAATGCAGGCCCGCTGCCCGCTGCGGATCTTTCCATAACGTCTACAGTGCAGGGTAAGGCATTAACCAGCACTGTAGGTGCTATTCCCGGTCTTGCAACAAGAAAGATATTTTTTGAGGTAGATGCATCGGCCGTTAAGCAGAAAGGAAACTATGATTGTGCCCTGGTGTTGAAGCAGGGCAATAAAACGATACACAGCGCCCTAATTATATTGGAAGCAGTACAACCTAATGAGCATTACAGCAGCACGTTTATAAGCGGTATAGATGGCAGCCTGCAATACTACGCTACTACACCGCAATCCGGGAATAGCGGTGAGAACCAGGCACTTTTTCTTTCAGTGCACGGCGCGGGTGTAGAAGCTATAGGCCAGGCAAGGGCCTATAAACCTAAAGACTGGGGCAACCTGGTGGCAGCTACCAACCGGCGGCCTCGTGGCTTTAACTGGGAAGACTGGGGAAGGCTGGATGCCATGGAGGTATTGCAGATCGCCAAAGACAAATTCAAGCCCGATCCGTCGAAGATCTATCTCACCGGCCATTCTATGGGTGGTCATGGTACCTGGTTTCTGGGTGCTACTTATCCTGATAAATGGGCCGCCATTGGTCCGGCAGCCGGCTACGCATCATTAAAAGATTATGGATCGGCTGATGGCCGTATACCTGATAGTGCCAGAACCGAGGTAGAGCGCCTTTTACTTCGTTCGGGCAACCAGAGCGATGTTCCTAAGCTGGCCAACAACTACCAGCCACTGGGCGTTTACATCTTACACGGCGATAGCGACCGGGTAGTACCCGTTACCTACGCACGGCAAATGCGAAAAGTATTGGGTGACTTTCATAAGGACTTCAGCTATTATGAATACCCGGGGGGTGAGCATTGGTTTGGCGACCAGAGCGTGGACTGGCCTCCTATGTTCGACTATTTTAAATGGCACCAGCGCCAGCCCGACTCTTTAACTAACACGATCGATTTTACCACCAGCAGCCCGGGCATATCCGCTACTCATCACTGGGCAACTATATACCAGCAACAGTACCCGCTGCAATACAGCAGGATTCAACTGAGCCGCAACCGGGCGTCAGCAAGCATTTCAGGCGCTACTCAAAACGTTGCCTTACTTCAACTCTCGTTGAATGATTTCCCGGCAGGCACCAGCATCAACATCCGGTTGGATAGCACACCGGTTTTATCTTACACTACCCTATCATCGAACGACAACCTGTACCTGGGTAAAACCAATTCCGGATGGGCTTTTACCAAACCACCGGTAGCTTCTGATAAAAATCCACTTCGGTATGGCACATTTAAAGAAGCATTTAATAAAAGGATGGTATTTGTGGTGGGCACCAGGGGCACGGCAGAAGAAAACCAAACTAACCGCAACAAAGCTATTTATGATGCAGAAAGCTGGTACTACAGGGGCAACGGAGCAGTAGACATCATCAGCGATACCGAATACCAACCCTCCCGCTATGCAGGCAGAAATATTATTATTTATGGCAATGCCGATAATAACAATGCCTGGAAAATGTTGTTAAGCGAAAGCCCGCTGCAGGTTAAAAGAAACCAGTTAACAGCAGGCGATCAAAAATGGACGGGCGATAACCTGGCCACTTATTTTGTATGGCCGCAAAAAGACCCGGCATTGCTGGTTGGGGTCATTGCTGCAACCGGTGTAAAAGGAATGAAAGCAGCTTATGCCAATCAATATTTTGCGGGTGGCAGTGGCTTCCCTGATTTTATGATCTTCTCCGATCAGATGCTGAAAGATGGCGCAGCCGGTGTTAAACTGGCCGGTTTCTTCGATAATCACTGGCGTTTAACCAAAGATGAAATGGCGGCATCAAAGGACTAA
- a CDS encoding helix-turn-helix domain-containing protein, whose translation MFDHENRQEMLYWAAKMGIPVSAHGDGMNELQLNEVRIINLLPEMLVMVRSVTAGKTFSYSRKSIDIIRRGLLISFQNISGHSFNKSSRGTKLLQEQPHVRITPLHLKSEILFPKGITIRQITILIDLDYLKNFLGKSQHQFEYLFNDEKTLLIEEFMSPEMATVFSEVVNTSSATILPEAYYKLRALELLYFLFKNLLNRQEVSHQNLRNDEIEAVYRVRNKIASSLDKPFTQNELVKISGVNRLKLRKLFTQVFGKGIYEYHQFLRMQEAARLLKDEHLSVSETGYQLGFSNLSYFGRLFEKHFGAKPKKWSSNL comes from the coding sequence ATGTTTGATCATGAAAACAGGCAAGAGATGCTTTATTGGGCTGCAAAGATGGGCATCCCTGTTTCAGCACACGGTGATGGGATGAATGAGCTGCAGCTAAATGAAGTGCGGATCATAAATTTGCTCCCCGAAATGTTGGTAATGGTTCGATCGGTAACTGCGGGGAAAACTTTTTCGTACAGCAGGAAATCAATTGACATAATTAGAAGAGGCCTGCTGATTTCCTTTCAAAACATATCCGGCCATTCTTTTAACAAGTCATCGCGGGGAACTAAATTGTTACAGGAACAGCCTCATGTGCGGATTACTCCTTTGCATTTGAAAAGCGAGATCCTATTTCCAAAGGGAATAACCATCCGGCAGATCACCATTTTAATAGATCTGGATTACCTGAAGAATTTCCTGGGTAAGAGTCAACATCAATTTGAATATCTTTTTAATGACGAAAAAACGCTTTTGATTGAAGAGTTTATGTCGCCGGAAATGGCCACTGTTTTTAGCGAAGTTGTTAATACTTCATCAGCAACCATCCTTCCTGAAGCTTATTATAAATTAAGAGCCTTAGAGTTGCTTTATTTTCTGTTCAAAAATTTACTGAACAGGCAGGAGGTTTCTCACCAAAATCTCCGCAACGATGAAATAGAAGCTGTGTACCGAGTAAGGAATAAGATTGCCTCTTCGCTGGACAAACCATTTACACAAAATGAACTGGTAAAAATCAGTGGGGTAAACAGGCTCAAACTCCGAAAGCTTTTTACCCAGGTTTTTGGAAAGGGGATTTACGAATACCACCAGTTTCTCCGTATGCAGGAGGCGGCAAGACTTTTAAAAGATGAGCATTTGTCTGTTTCTGAAACCGGTTATCAGTTAGGTTTTAGTAACCTAAGTTATTTTGGAAGGTTATTTGAGAAGCATTTTGGAGCAAAGCCTAAAAAGTGGAGCTCCAATTTATAG